The genomic DNA AAAACAAGCAACCCATCAAGCCTTACCGTGGGGGAATGGTTCTGGTGGTAATGTTGATGATCGTTGATTTCAGTGTTTGTGGCAGTAGTGGCCGAGGGGACGAGCTCTTCTTCATTTCCAAGACTGGCTCTTGACGGATCCCTCTTGTTCTGTTTCCTCATTTCtctgatttttgagaaatccaGGGAGTAGTCCGGCAATGGCCCCTTTTGGTCCCATTCCCCAAACTGGGGAACTGATAGCCACGGTGCGTTCTTCTGCAACAAATAGAGATAACAGTCTTTTATTACCCCAAATCAAAGCTTCTTCCAATCCCCAAACCCATGCTTTTACCCATTCTCAGAAGTCAAAACTTGAAATTATTTCACTTCTTGCTCTTCCTTTTTGTTGTATGtattttcaaatcatattagcagGATTGtcaaaactctttttttttacactaaataaaattcaattgttgaatagCCTACAACAGATCAAAGAAGGAAACTgaccacaaaaaataaaaaataaaaaataaaatcaacctTTATGTCTACGTTTTCAAAGGAAAGAGAATTGATAAATGTAGGAGGCTAATCATGGCGCCCGCTTAATTTGAAAACATCTCCCAAAACCAAAGAGAAAAAGTTAAAGATGACAGCTCTGACTGGTTCTCAATTTAAACAGGCAAAGCAATTGCTATTGACCATTTCAACAAGTATCTTTCCCAACAGAAGGAACCCAGCTACAGTACAGACCCAAAAGCACGACAACGACACCCAAATCCGCGAATCAAATCAAGAAAATGGCGGAAAAACAGCAATCGTGACATGAAAATAACGGAGCTACGATCA from Diospyros lotus cultivar Yz01 chromosome 4, ASM1463336v1, whole genome shotgun sequence includes the following:
- the LOC127800803 gene encoding uncharacterized protein LOC127800803, which encodes MEDRKEKNAPWLSVPQFGEWDQKGPLPDYSLDFSKIREMRKQNKRDPSRASLGNEEELVPSATTATNTEINDHQHYHQNHSPTTRRGILSYFNCCVKA